One window of Methanogenium organophilum genomic DNA carries:
- the ilvN gene encoding acetolactate synthase small subunit yields the protein MRPHTISVLVENRPGVLSRVAGLFTRRGFNIESLAVGTCEEPGMSRITAVVIADDEIIEQVKKQLNKLINVIKVSDITYTEHVAREIALIKVAAEPGSSRAEVMQLADNFRARIIDVGTRTVILEVTGDTGKIDALEKLLHQYGIKELVRTGKIAMPRGSKTISSKK from the coding sequence ATGAGGCCACATACCATATCCGTGCTCGTGGAAAATCGTCCGGGTGTCCTTTCGCGTGTGGCCGGTCTATTTACCCGCCGTGGGTTTAATATTGAAAGTCTTGCCGTTGGCACCTGCGAAGAGCCGGGCATGAGCAGAATTACTGCCGTTGTTATTGCAGATGACGAAATTATCGAGCAGGTGAAAAAACAGCTCAATAAACTCATCAATGTCATTAAAGTGAGCGACATTACCTACACGGAACATGTGGCACGGGAAATTGCACTGATTAAAGTCGCTGCTGAACCGGGGAGTTCACGTGCTGAAGTGATGCAACTGGCAGATAATTTCCGCGCCCGGATTATCGATGTCGGGACACGCACCGTCATTCTGGAAGTGACGGGGGACACCGGGAAGATTGATGCGCTGGAGAAACTTCTCCACCAGTATGGCATCAAAGAACTGGTGCGAACCGGAAAGATCGCTATGCCGCGCGGTTCAAAGACCATATCATCCAAAAAATAA
- a CDS encoding sodium:solute symporter family protein, translating to MSDILTIGIIALYGIMLIGIGSWASKKIHNTEDYILAGRSLGFWVFTILMVASVCSGMTLVGVSGFGYASGWPGIWEQIFVPLAASFAIIVFGAKLHAVSKKTGYMTVEDYLAHRYESPRTVRGLAAVAGIVVSLIYLVGQYTAISLVLVWLFEIPHTTALIISAVIITVYTVIGGMYAVSWTTLIQGIILIVGVLIMAPLVIISAGGLTHINEVLSSIDPNMVQPFYPSPAYAAYAYCTPEFLFSFGILLMVGLACAPHVINNILAAKETKFFKWSPLVAFGIYAVVMFLVKFTGFGVRALVEEGKLLLPATVNTQDFAFMYGIEYAMPSMLIWAFFAVIVLAAVMSTTDRLMLTIGTLFSWDVYRNLLKPTAPDREVLKVSQVCVVIAAAVSLFLAINPPEMLAWLIWMGIGVMLATFAVPLLAALYWRRANGAGAIASMLAGLIGSGIFGYYHKFISPLPVHFSLFALVLSLAAMVVFSLMTPKNSEEVLDATLTGPYIQPK from the coding sequence ATGTCTGATATTCTGACCATTGGCATCATCGCCCTGTATGGGATCATGCTCATCGGTATCGGAAGCTGGGCTTCAAAGAAGATTCATAACACGGAAGATTATATTCTCGCAGGCCGTTCGCTTGGATTCTGGGTGTTCACGATCCTGATGGTGGCATCGGTATGTTCGGGGATGACACTCGTTGGTGTCAGCGGATTTGGGTATGCATCGGGATGGCCGGGTATCTGGGAACAGATCTTTGTTCCACTCGCAGCATCCTTTGCCATCATCGTCTTCGGCGCGAAACTCCATGCCGTCTCCAAAAAAACCGGGTATATGACGGTCGAGGATTATCTCGCACACCGGTATGAAAGCCCGCGAACGGTGCGGGGGCTCGCTGCGGTCGCAGGGATTGTGGTCTCCCTGATTTACCTTGTTGGACAATATACGGCAATCAGTCTTGTGCTGGTCTGGCTCTTTGAGATTCCCCACACGACAGCGCTCATAATATCAGCTGTGATTATCACCGTCTATACGGTTATCGGCGGAATGTATGCCGTCTCGTGGACCACGCTCATTCAGGGGATAATCCTCATTGTCGGTGTCCTCATCATGGCGCCACTCGTCATCATCTCGGCAGGTGGTCTGACCCACATCAACGAGGTGTTGTCATCAATTGATCCGAATATGGTGCAGCCGTTCTATCCCTCCCCTGCCTATGCGGCATACGCTTACTGCACACCGGAATTTCTGTTCTCGTTTGGCATTCTTCTGATGGTAGGCCTTGCCTGTGCTCCGCATGTCATAAATAACATCCTCGCTGCAAAAGAGACCAAATTCTTCAAATGGTCTCCGCTTGTGGCATTTGGGATTTATGCCGTTGTAATGTTTCTGGTGAAGTTCACCGGGTTTGGCGTGCGGGCACTGGTTGAGGAAGGCAAACTCCTGCTCCCCGCAACCGTGAACACACAGGACTTTGCGTTCATGTACGGGATAGAATATGCTATGCCAAGCATGCTTATATGGGCGTTCTTTGCGGTGATTGTGCTTGCGGCGGTCATGTCAACAACGGATCGGCTGATGCTCACCATCGGCACCCTCTTTTCCTGGGATGTCTACCGGAATCTGCTGAAACCCACAGCTCCGGACAGAGAAGTGTTGAAGGTAAGTCAGGTGTGTGTCGTCATTGCAGCCGCAGTGTCACTGTTCCTTGCAATCAATCCGCCTGAGATGCTTGCATGGCTGATCTGGATGGGAATCGGTGTAATGCTCGCAACCTTTGCTGTGCCACTTCTCGCCGCACTCTACTGGCGGCGGGCGAATGGGGCCGGTGCTATTGCAAGTATGCTTGCCGGACTCATTGGCTCCGGTATCTTTGGATATTATCACAAGTTTATTTCACCGCTGCCGGTGCATTTCAGTCTCTTCGCACTGGTACTCTCTCTTGCTGCAATGGTTGTATTCAGCCTTATGACACCGAAAAACAGTGAAGAAGTACTGGATGCCACACTGACCGGACCATACATCCAGCCGAAATAA
- a CDS encoding protoporphyrinogen/coproporphyrinogen oxidase, whose translation MTTAIIGGGLTGVTLGRLLAAQGEDVIILERDRVYGGLCRSHTANGFTFDDGGSHIIFSRDAEVQSFMRDVLQENKAERNRNTKIFFKGAYVKYPFENGLAELPPEDRFYCINEYVKTLIALEKGELQPPENFREWILYTFGAGIADLYMIPYNEKIWNYPAEKMSLHWVDGRIPRPPVEDIIKSAVGIETEGYTHQSVFTYPVTGGIEALVRAIAAPVEDKIRCGFSVSSIQKTEDGFVISNGTETITADRCISTIPPQELLPCLSDVPQSVAEATAALRYNSLASVCIGVSHPVNDYSWLYVPQKELGMFNRISFPSNYSEEVAPDGQSSVLAEITFNEGDDVSRMTDEELIAHTVKGLTEMEILDSPDDVVYSAVRRQKYAYVVYDLAYQENVKTVLSYLRTEGIEPVGRFGEFEYLNMDGCIRRVLEFLDLKNPA comes from the coding sequence GTGACGACAGCAATAATCGGTGGCGGACTGACGGGTGTCACACTTGGCAGGCTCCTTGCCGCACAGGGTGAGGACGTAATCATTCTTGAGCGTGACCGCGTATACGGGGGGTTGTGCCGTTCCCATACCGCGAATGGATTTACCTTTGATGACGGTGGGTCGCATATCATATTCTCGCGTGATGCAGAGGTGCAGTCGTTTATGCGTGATGTGCTGCAGGAGAACAAGGCTGAGCGCAACCGCAATACCAAGATCTTCTTTAAGGGAGCCTATGTCAAGTATCCGTTTGAAAACGGCCTTGCCGAACTCCCTCCCGAAGACCGGTTCTACTGTATCAATGAATATGTCAAAACGCTCATCGCGCTTGAAAAAGGAGAGTTGCAGCCTCCGGAAAATTTCCGGGAATGGATTCTCTATACCTTCGGCGCCGGGATTGCAGACCTCTATATGATCCCGTATAACGAGAAGATCTGGAATTACCCGGCAGAGAAGATGTCCCTGCACTGGGTGGATGGCCGAATCCCCCGCCCACCGGTGGAGGATATCATCAAATCCGCTGTGGGCATTGAAACCGAGGGTTATACGCACCAGTCGGTATTCACCTATCCGGTGACAGGCGGGATTGAAGCATTAGTCCGTGCGATTGCAGCACCCGTTGAAGATAAAATCCGGTGTGGCTTTTCTGTCTCGTCCATTCAGAAGACTGAGGATGGATTTGTCATCTCAAACGGTACCGAGACGATTACGGCTGATCGCTGTATCTCGACAATTCCTCCTCAGGAGCTCCTGCCGTGCCTTTCGGATGTGCCGCAGTCAGTTGCGGAGGCAACGGCAGCACTGCGGTATAATTCCCTCGCATCTGTCTGCATCGGGGTATCGCATCCGGTCAATGATTATTCGTGGCTCTATGTGCCCCAGAAGGAACTGGGCATGTTCAACCGTATTTCATTCCCGTCCAACTACTCTGAAGAAGTAGCGCCTGACGGGCAGTCGTCAGTCCTCGCGGAAATCACCTTCAACGAGGGCGATGACGTCTCACGGATGACGGATGAGGAATTAATTGCACACACCGTGAAGGGGCTCACTGAGATGGAGATTCTTGATTCGCCTGATGATGTTGTCTATTCCGCTGTCCGGCGGCAGAAATACGCATATGTCGTCTATGACCTTGCATATCAGGAGAATGTTAAAACAGTGCTTTCTTATCTCAGGACGGAGGGGATTGAACCTGTCGGGCGGTTTGGTGAGTTTGAATACCTGAATATGGATGGGTGCATTCGTCGTGTGCTCGAGTTTTTGGATTTGAAAAATCCGGCATGA
- a CDS encoding ABC transporter ATP-binding protein, which translates to MENVVSVTSLKKTFDNNTVISGITFDVFRGEIFGFLGPNGAGKTTTMRILLGLLRPDSGSALVFSQSLETSDNTRARVGVLLENNGLFDKLTAYENLKYYADLYGILDVEERITELLEFTDLTARKDTLVGTFSTGMKRKLGIARAILHRPEVLFLDEPTSALDPEAQKMVRDLIVHLSGDESMTVFLSSHNLDEVQKICSRVAILHGGRIKALDSVENLRKNRGVTNVKFTLSDSAQVCEASSIVSAIPDVSDFSETETGFSITLSGSSASPVISLLCSAGINIEEVVKNRRSLEDIYIEIMREEV; encoded by the coding sequence ATGGAGAACGTTGTTTCAGTAACCAGTCTGAAAAAAACCTTTGATAATAATACGGTTATATCCGGCATCACATTTGATGTATTCAGAGGGGAGATTTTTGGCTTTCTGGGTCCCAACGGTGCCGGAAAAACCACCACAATGAGGATCCTTTTGGGACTGTTGCGGCCGGACTCAGGGAGTGCCCTGGTATTTAGCCAATCCCTTGAAACCAGTGATAATACCCGTGCACGTGTCGGTGTATTACTGGAGAATAACGGCCTGTTTGATAAACTCACCGCATATGAGAACCTGAAATATTATGCAGACCTGTATGGCATTTTGGATGTTGAAGAGCGAATTACAGAACTTTTGGAGTTTACCGACTTAACCGCAAGAAAGGACACACTGGTCGGGACATTTTCCACCGGAATGAAGAGGAAGCTGGGTATTGCACGGGCCATTCTGCACCGCCCGGAGGTGCTGTTTCTGGACGAACCCACCTCAGCGCTTGATCCGGAAGCACAGAAGATGGTCCGCGACCTGATCGTTCATCTGTCGGGAGATGAATCGATGACGGTATTTTTGAGTTCCCATAATCTTGATGAAGTGCAGAAGATATGCAGTCGTGTGGCCATTCTTCACGGAGGCAGGATAAAGGCTCTGGACTCTGTGGAAAATCTCCGGAAAAACCGTGGTGTTACGAATGTGAAATTCACGCTTTCGGATTCTGCGCAGGTATGTGAGGCATCTTCCATTGTTTCCGCAATACCTGATGTCTCTGATTTTTCCGAGACCGAAACCGGATTTTCCATAACCCTCTCCGGGTCATCCGCATCGCCGGTCATATCCCTCCTCTGCAGTGCCGGGATTAATATCGAAGAGGTGGTAAAGAACAGACGCTCGCTTGAAGATATTTATATTGAAATTATGAGAGAGGAGGTGTAA
- a CDS encoding ABC transporter permease: MNPILVVAKKEMKQIAKNRSLIIGIVIFMGIFGGMTSLGAIMSVIEGDAGSIVSTLDSLMMYLVLVLGVFSGYFFSSQAFLGEKTEGTIETLLCSPLPLRDIWLGKVLGVMVPSYAVALLIAAVLVALSNMAADVLVLPSVVMMLFVLMVVPVYIACAIGMLGFVQLLLGMRENQIINIVVIIGFIVAISVFDSLVTEGLIVMSAPVVGVMFLLGILLIAAIGYMTRILSREKIVTTLP, translated from the coding sequence ATGAATCCAATCCTTGTGGTCGCAAAAAAAGAGATGAAACAGATCGCAAAGAACCGGTCTCTGATAATAGGCATCGTTATTTTCATGGGCATCTTTGGTGGGATGACCTCCCTTGGTGCGATCATGTCGGTTATCGAGGGTGATGCGGGGAGTATTGTATCAACACTTGATTCCCTTATGATGTATCTTGTGCTGGTGCTGGGTGTCTTTAGCGGATATTTTTTCTCTTCACAGGCGTTCCTGGGTGAAAAGACCGAAGGGACAATCGAAACGCTGCTCTGCTCCCCTCTGCCGTTGCGAGACATCTGGCTGGGTAAAGTTCTTGGCGTGATGGTGCCCTCCTATGCGGTTGCACTCCTCATTGCGGCAGTATTGGTGGCTCTTTCAAACATGGCAGCAGACGTTCTGGTATTGCCTTCTGTTGTCATGATGCTGTTTGTGCTCATGGTTGTCCCGGTCTATATCGCATGTGCCATCGGCATGTTAGGGTTCGTCCAGTTGCTTTTGGGTATGAGAGAGAACCAGATAATAAATATCGTGGTGATTATCGGATTTATTGTAGCAATCTCCGTTTTCGACAGTCTTGTGACGGAAGGACTGATTGTGATGTCCGCTCCGGTTGTGGGGGTGATGTTTCTTCTGGGCATTCTTCTGATAGCCGCTATCGGGTACATGACCCGGATATTAAGCCGGGAGAAGATTGTAACGACCCTTCCCTGA
- a CDS encoding alpha/beta fold hydrolase, which translates to MSSQLSSFKSPKGEAEYQLTYDAVLKLWPVPFEEIDIITSFGTTHVIASGSKGSPSLLVLHACGVSSTMWFPNISALSSAYRVYAVDIIGEPGKSHQSRLLRDREDCANWLGEVMKGLGLKRTNIAGLSYGGWHTLNFSLFFPDKVNKIVALAPGASILPFSWLVLLMLRLLPYVPFKPNPFKSFFNKGFHPNELFSRQFASGIKHFRYADPQESIFTNVFSEAELSRINVPTLFIVGENEIIYDPIAATEKVNRLIPNAETKLVPNASHLVSMEQPALVNNHILTFLE; encoded by the coding sequence ATGTCCAGCCAATTATCCTCATTCAAAAGCCCAAAGGGTGAAGCCGAGTATCAATTAACTTATGATGCTGTTCTGAAACTGTGGCCGGTACCTTTTGAAGAAATTGATATAATAACCTCCTTCGGAACTACCCATGTCATCGCGAGTGGTTCGAAAGGGTCGCCATCACTGCTTGTACTGCATGCCTGTGGCGTAAGTTCAACGATGTGGTTCCCAAACATCAGCGCCTTAAGTAGCGCCTATCGTGTTTATGCTGTCGATATCATTGGTGAACCGGGAAAAAGCCACCAGTCCCGGTTACTCAGAGATAGGGAGGATTGCGCGAACTGGCTGGGCGAGGTAATGAAGGGTTTGGGTTTAAAGAGAACGAATATTGCCGGATTATCGTATGGGGGGTGGCATACGCTCAATTTTTCTTTATTTTTCCCGGATAAAGTTAACAAAATTGTCGCTCTTGCACCTGGAGCTTCCATTCTGCCGTTCAGCTGGCTGGTGCTCTTAATGCTCCGCCTGCTCCCTTACGTGCCCTTCAAACCGAACCCGTTTAAGAGTTTTTTTAACAAGGGTTTTCACCCTAACGAATTGTTTTCCAGGCAATTTGCGAGTGGGATAAAACATTTTCGCTATGCTGACCCTCAGGAAAGTATTTTTACCAACGTCTTCAGTGAGGCTGAGCTCAGCAGAATCAATGTTCCAACACTTTTTATTGTCGGCGAAAATGAGATTATTTATGATCCCATCGCTGCAACTGAAAAGGTCAATCGACTAATACCGAACGCCGAAACAAAACTGGTCCCGAATGCAAGCCATTTGGTCTCAATGGAACAGCCCGCACTGGTAAACAACCATATTTTAACATTTCTGGAATAA
- a CDS encoding ABC transporter permease: METAAIPVTGLFFAIILIIIPVFVMHKTHLPMVRDTVWSFLRMSVQLGLAGIYLTVLFEYNNPLLNVVWLCIMIAVAAYESVRKQDLNIRKLYLPTVAAFVITTTLFLVYFETLILQDGGLSDARFLLPIGGMLLGNSLGGSIIGVSLFYNDLLRNENRYISWLSFGAQRTEALLPYFRTALRSALMPSLGNVAVMGIVFFPGMMTGQLIAGLSPMTAITYQIALMFTIYASRTVCVTLSIVLTSYASFDEFGMLNKEIFLRK; encoded by the coding sequence ATGGAGACAGCTGCAATTCCTGTGACAGGCCTCTTCTTTGCAATCATCCTGATTATAATTCCCGTTTTTGTGATGCACAAAACCCACCTCCCTATGGTGCGGGACACCGTCTGGTCCTTCCTTCGGATGTCTGTTCAACTGGGCCTTGCAGGCATTTATCTGACAGTACTCTTTGAATATAACAACCCTCTTCTCAATGTGGTCTGGTTATGTATCATGATCGCCGTTGCAGCATATGAGTCCGTACGCAAACAGGATTTAAACATCAGAAAACTCTACCTGCCAACTGTTGCTGCCTTTGTCATTACGACCACCCTCTTTCTCGTCTATTTCGAGACGCTGATTCTCCAGGATGGCGGGTTGTCTGACGCGAGGTTTTTACTCCCTATCGGTGGAATGCTCCTGGGCAACTCCCTTGGCGGCTCGATCATCGGGGTGTCTCTCTTCTACAATGACCTGCTCAGAAACGAAAACCGGTATATTTCCTGGCTCTCATTCGGTGCACAAAGAACAGAGGCACTCCTCCCGTATTTCAGGACAGCACTCAGGTCCGCACTCATGCCCTCTCTCGGGAATGTCGCTGTTATGGGCATTGTCTTTTTCCCCGGGATGATGACCGGACAGCTGATTGCCGGTCTCTCCCCGATGACCGCTATCACCTATCAGATAGCACTGATGTTTACCATATATGCGTCGAGAACCGTCTGCGTCACGCTTTCCATCGTTCTCACGTCGTACGCAAGCTTCGATGAGTTTGGCATGCTAAATAAAGAGATATTTCTGAGGAAATAA